AGTTCGATCATTGCCATTTCCAGTTCCGGATGTCCGGTAGCCACTTCACAATCATCATCGGGAAAAGCTTTCAGGATGTTGTCGGCCACTTTTACACATACGTTGAAGAGAGATTCATTGCCGGTAACTCTTTTGTAGACTATTCCTGCCTGAATAAGATGACCTGCGCAGTAGAGCTCATGCATGCTCTTCAAGTCTTTCCATCTCTCCGATGCTTTTTCGCCTGTGAAGTAAGTGTTTACGTAACCTCCTTCACTTTTCTTCTGAACACTCTCTATAAGGGTTATCAGAGTTTCTATTCTCGTCCTAATCTCGGAATCCTCGTTATACGAAAGTGAATATGAGGCTGCTTCTATCCACTTATAAATATCGGAATCATTGAAAAACCAGCCTGTGAAATCTCCTTCAACGCTTCCAACAGCCTTTCTGAAGTTATCAATTCTGCCGCTAGATTCAAGATAATCATATTGAAGAGGGAGACTGGTCGATTTAACTAGATCTTGATATCTTCTTAAAAAACCCGCCAGCTCGACTCTTTCAATTGCTATAGGTCTCACCTGTGCTCTTGGTGACCGTGAGGTGTCATTAACGAAAGTCACTTTGTTCACCTCCAAAGAGATCCTCTCTCCTCAAGAGTAGCAGAAATCGCGGAAACTTTTGTATCCTGAAATAGGGAGGTAATGACCATGTTTGAGAAGATAGATTACTGGATTTCTGCTGCGAGTTATTCAGACAGAAACGGAACCTGGCTAATAGAAGCAGCGCTCATTCATCCGAACATTGGGGAGACCCACGAATATGGTGAAGAATGGACGCGTGAAGAGATAATGAAGAAGTGTGATGTGTTTGTATTTTGCTCGATCACAAAAGACGAAAGAGGCAGCTGGAGGAGGGGAGATCAGCTGAGAAAGGTTGAGACTGAGAAAGGGGCTTTTATCAGGGTTGATGGTTTGAGGAAGACAGGGGATTATCTTGGCGATATTCCGTTCTTTGAAGGAGAAAGATAAACTGAATATAGTTGCTTGCAAGAAGCAGCAAATCAATAATTGCATCAAGAAGTGATCTTCGAAATCTGTAGACATGGCGAAATTTCTGGTATTCGATCTGGGACCTGTTTGTAATAAGCTTCTTTTAAGGATATTCGCTGTGATATCATTAAGGTTACTATTAGTTCGATTAGTTCGATTTCTTATTTAGCGGATCAAAAAAACGATGGTTTGGGGGTTTCAGATGAAGGCTAAGGTTCTCTTGTCTCTTTGTGTTGCTTTCTTTATGGTAAGTGCTTTCGGAGTTGGATCTATAAGATATCTGGTTAGACCCGGAGATAGGCTTTTCAATATCATTAGGGATTACAATTTGAGGATCAGCACCGTGCTGGACTTGAACTGCATAGACGATCCTCGAAATCTTGAACCGGGTGAATTCATTTATCTCCCTACAGGAAACGGCTTCTTCTACGAGGTTCAGTACGGTGATTCCATCGATTATATTGCCAAACTCTTCTTTGCGCTTGCAGAACACCTAATTGCTGCGAACAACCTGAGTTGCAATTCAGTTATTTATCCCGGTCAGAGACTTTTTGTTCCGCTTGAATCAATAAGTGTTTGCAGTAACGCGAATCCCGGAACACAGTTTACCTGGCCAGTGTACGGGAAGATTTCTTCGGAGTTTGGTTGGCGGAAGGACCCGTTCACAGGAGTCTCTACCTTTCATTCAGGTATGGACATAGCAGTACAGAGAGATGCTCCCGTGTTTGCTGCAAAGGAAGGGACGATAATTGAGGCTCAGGAGAACGGCGGGTATGGGCTGAATATAGTAATTCAACACTATGACGGTACTAAAACGAGGTATGCTCACCTGAATCATATAAGTGTCTATGTTGGGCAAAGAGTTTCAAGGGGAGAGTTGATCGGTAGAGTGGGAGAGACGGGGAGGTCGACAGGACCTCATCTTCACTTTGAGATTATTGATTCGAGAGATCAATGTAGAGATCCAAGAAGCTATCTTACGGGGTCCAATTACATGTACGTTAGAAGAGAGACGGATAGCCTTGGCGTTGGGGGTAGATAGTATATACAGTACTAAGTTCATTGAGTCAAGCTCTTATGATCCTTGGTTAAATCTGGCCGTCGAAGAGTATCTCCTGAATTCATTTGCCAGTGAGAGCATCGTTCTCTACCTATGGCAAAATGAAAACACGGTCGTTATAGGCAGAAATCAAAATGCGTGGCAAGAGTGCAGACTCGACAACCTTGAAAGGGATAATGGAAAGTTGGCAAGAAGACTTTCGGGGGGCGGGGCTGTCTTTCACGATCTTGGAAACTTGAACTTCACCTTTCTATTGCCTAAGAGAAAGTACAACCTTCACAGGCAACTCTCGGTAATTGTTGACGCCGTAAAGGAGATCGGAGTCGATGCCCATTTTAGCGGTCGAAATGACATACTCGCCGAGGGGAAAAAATTCTCCGGAAACGCCTTTTATCATGGACAGTACGCATCCTATCATCACGGCACAATTCTGATCGACGTAGACACAGGAAAACTATCTGAGTATCTGAACGTTTCCAAA
The genomic region above belongs to Mesotoga infera and contains:
- a CDS encoding lipoate--protein ligase, with the translated sequence MALGVDSIYSTKFIESSSYDPWLNLAVEEYLLNSFASESIVLYLWQNENTVVIGRNQNAWQECRLDNLERDNGKLARRLSGGGAVFHDLGNLNFTFLLPKRKYNLHRQLSVIVDAVKEIGVDAHFSGRNDILAEGKKFSGNAFYHGQYASYHHGTILIDVDTGKLSEYLNVSKEKIESKGVKSVVSRIVNLKELKPDLTIEKMKKAMYMGFIEEYGHIDNVLDFERLALSTDVSRLYDKYSSKEWLLGRSPEFNFRIGHRFSWGGIEILFTSRKGSIADVAIYSDSMDVDFIEHLRQGLMGVDFSKPSILEALHNLPKCVERDDIIDWLHRTDLN
- a CDS encoding M23 family metallopeptidase; the encoded protein is MKAKVLLSLCVAFFMVSAFGVGSIRYLVRPGDRLFNIIRDYNLRISTVLDLNCIDDPRNLEPGEFIYLPTGNGFFYEVQYGDSIDYIAKLFFALAEHLIAANNLSCNSVIYPGQRLFVPLESISVCSNANPGTQFTWPVYGKISSEFGWRKDPFTGVSTFHSGMDIAVQRDAPVFAAKEGTIIEAQENGGYGLNIVIQHYDGTKTRYAHLNHISVYVGQRVSRGELIGRVGETGRSTGPHLHFEIIDSRDQCRDPRSYLTGSNYMYVRRETDSLGVGGR